A genome region from Mustelus asterias unplaced genomic scaffold, sMusAst1.hap1.1 HAP1_SCAFFOLD_2550, whole genome shotgun sequence includes the following:
- the cunh14orf119 gene encoding uncharacterized protein C14orf119 homolog has protein sequence MMCDAASLEPVPSPGSYVTSQEIRCVLHWFGGWTAAQREVFLGQLVRRAVPGKVWSLLDDLGGLGLGERPPTLFHCQLRLWGRWFEGWTEVERNSLVARLEEMEPDFVARFYHEVAATVGKD, from the coding sequence ATGATGTGCGACGCGGCGAGCTTGGAGCCTGTCCCGAGCCCCGGCTCCTACGTCACGTCGCAGGAGATCCGCTGCGTGCTGCACTGGTTCGGGGGTTGGACCGCGGCCCAGCGGGAGGTGTTCCTGGGCCAGCTGGTGAGGCGGGCGGTGCCGGGTAAGGTGTGGTCGCTGCTGGACGACCTGGGGGGGCTGGGGCTGGGAGAGAGGCCCCCCACACTCTTCCACTGCCAGCTGCGTCTGTGGGGTCGCTGGTTTGAGGGATGGACGGAGGTGGAACGTAACAGCCTGGTGGCCCGGCTGGAGGAGATGGAGCCTGACTTCGTGGCCCGTTTCTACCATGAGGTGGCAGCCACGGTGGG